One window of Marinobacterium aestuarii genomic DNA carries:
- a CDS encoding 3-deoxy-7-phosphoheptulonate synthase, with amino-acid sequence MTDIRVEDLNIDSHSVLITPDALKQKLPISDAAAETVMEGRKVIRDILDKKDHRLFVVIGPCSIHDPVAAIEYGQRLKALAEQVKDSLYLVMRVYFEKPRTTVGWKGLINDPHMDDSFDIEEGLHIARKLLLDLSEMGLPLATEALDPISPQYMQDLIAWSAIGARTTESQTHREMSSGLSCAVGFKNGTDGGLAVAINALQSVSHPHNFLGINPSGEVSIIRTKGNQYGHVVLRGGNGKPNYDSVNVTLCEQALEKNSLARNIMVDCSHANSNKDPALQPLVAENVANQILEGNKSLVGLMIESNLGWGSQSIPANLSELKYGVSVTDACIDWDTTEKSILKMHAQLKDVLPKR; translated from the coding sequence ATGACTGATATCCGCGTAGAAGACCTGAATATTGACTCCCACTCAGTGCTCATCACACCCGATGCACTGAAACAGAAGCTGCCGATCAGCGATGCCGCGGCCGAAACCGTAATGGAAGGCCGCAAGGTCATCCGTGACATCCTCGACAAAAAGGATCATCGCCTCTTTGTTGTTATCGGCCCCTGCTCCATCCACGATCCGGTCGCGGCCATCGAGTATGGCCAGCGCCTCAAGGCACTGGCCGAGCAGGTCAAGGACAGTCTCTATCTGGTCATGCGCGTCTATTTTGAAAAGCCCCGCACCACCGTGGGCTGGAAAGGCCTGATCAACGACCCGCACATGGATGACTCCTTCGACATCGAGGAAGGCCTGCACATTGCGCGCAAACTGCTGCTGGATCTGTCGGAAATGGGCCTGCCACTGGCCACCGAAGCTCTGGACCCGATTTCGCCGCAGTACATGCAGGATCTGATTGCCTGGTCCGCCATTGGCGCCCGTACCACCGAATCCCAGACACACCGCGAAATGTCTTCGGGCCTCTCCTGTGCCGTGGGCTTCAAGAACGGCACCGATGGCGGCCTGGCCGTCGCTATCAACGCCCTGCAGTCCGTCAGCCACCCGCACAATTTCCTGGGCATCAACCCCAGCGGTGAAGTCTCCATCATTCGCACCAAGGGCAACCAGTACGGCCACGTAGTGCTGCGCGGCGGCAACGGCAAGCCCAACTATGACTCGGTCAACGTGACCCTGTGCGAACAGGCTCTGGAAAAAAACAGCCTGGCCCGCAACATCATGGTGGACTGCAGCCACGCCAACTCCAACAAGGACCCGGCCCTGCAGCCCCTGGTGGCCGAGAACGTCGCCAATCAGATTCTGGAGGGCAACAAGTCTCTCGTCGGCCTGATGATCGAGTCGAACCTGGGCTGGGGCAGCCAGTCCATTCCGGCGAATCTGAGTGAGCTCAAGTACGGCGTGTCCGTGACCGATGCCTGCATCGATTGGGACACCACCGAAAAGAGCATTCTCAAGATGCACGCCCAGCTCAAGGATGTCCTGCCCAAGCGCTAA
- the dsbD gene encoding protein-disulfide reductase DsbD, translated as MHCYFSVLVRRCLGFMLLLPLAFAAQAGLFDKNPFAAADGPLQVDEAFRLDVEPLGDGRVKLLWTIAQDYYLYRDRMAFSSTTQRSEVVQRINAPALEKNDPLFGKVWVYHEFAEVDLQLASLTGAGTDDTLAVTYQGCWEGGICYPPVTQDIEVAAIAVLAADSSANAEVDATTATAAVPSVTQAVAAPATRSYATSAVTTTAALDGPVSEQDRFANLLRNASLTVTLGAFFLAGLALAFTPCVFPMIPIISSIIAGHGARMTTGRAFSLSLVYVLAVAATYTLAGVLAGLFGANIQAGFQNPWIVSIFAGIFVLLALSMFGFYELQLPASWQSRLTRASSRGKPGSLRGVAFMGLLSALIVGPCMAAPLAGALIYIGQTGDPVLGGLGLFSLSLGMGVPLLLIGASAGKLLPRAGAWMVSVKAGFGVLLLLMAIWMLDRIIADQLTMALTAIVLVVSAVYMNALDRLPDVNGGWHRLWKGVGLVLLVYGVALMVGLFAGSRSLVYPLQGLSGGQSVAAQALPFQKVTSMAQLEPLLEQARRNGQPVMLDFFAEWCVSCYELEYVTFNDDGVRQALSGYQLIKVDVTANDEAAKVLNREYGVIGPPALLFYGADGTLLPQLTVVGVMAADDFVRHVARVPG; from the coding sequence GTGCACTGTTATTTCTCTGTATTAGTACGTCGCTGTCTTGGGTTCATGCTGCTATTGCCGCTTGCCTTTGCGGCACAGGCGGGTCTGTTTGACAAAAATCCCTTTGCTGCGGCTGATGGTCCCCTGCAGGTCGATGAAGCTTTCAGGCTGGACGTTGAGCCCCTGGGGGATGGTCGGGTCAAGCTGCTCTGGACCATAGCGCAGGACTACTATCTGTACCGCGATCGCATGGCATTCAGCAGTACCACGCAGCGCTCTGAGGTGGTGCAGCGTATTAATGCGCCGGCACTGGAGAAAAACGATCCGCTGTTTGGCAAGGTGTGGGTCTATCACGAGTTTGCCGAGGTCGATTTGCAGCTGGCAAGCCTGACCGGTGCTGGCACCGACGATACCCTGGCGGTGACCTATCAGGGCTGCTGGGAGGGGGGGATCTGTTATCCGCCCGTGACCCAGGATATAGAGGTGGCGGCGATCGCCGTACTGGCTGCTGATAGCAGCGCCAATGCCGAAGTCGATGCAACTACAGCAACTGCAGCTGTACCGTCTGTCACCCAGGCCGTTGCTGCCCCTGCGACAAGGAGTTATGCAACGAGCGCTGTCACAACTACGGCCGCTCTGGATGGGCCCGTCAGCGAGCAGGACCGGTTTGCCAACCTGCTGCGAAACGCCAGTCTCACGGTTACGCTGGGGGCCTTCTTCCTTGCCGGACTGGCGCTGGCGTTCACGCCCTGCGTCTTTCCGATGATTCCCATTATTTCCAGCATCATTGCCGGCCATGGTGCGCGCATGACCACGGGGCGCGCCTTCAGTCTGTCGCTGGTGTACGTACTGGCGGTTGCCGCCACCTATACCCTGGCGGGGGTGCTGGCGGGTCTGTTTGGCGCCAATATTCAGGCGGGCTTCCAGAATCCCTGGATCGTATCCATCTTTGCCGGCATCTTCGTGCTGCTGGCGCTGTCGATGTTCGGCTTTTACGAACTGCAGCTGCCGGCCAGCTGGCAGAGTCGGCTGACCCGGGCGAGCAGCCGTGGCAAGCCCGGCAGTCTGCGCGGTGTCGCGTTCATGGGACTGCTGTCGGCGCTGATTGTCGGTCCCTGCATGGCGGCGCCCCTGGCCGGTGCCCTGATCTATATCGGCCAGACCGGTGACCCGGTGCTCGGCGGCCTCGGGCTCTTCTCCCTCAGTCTTGGCATGGGCGTTCCGCTGCTGCTGATTGGTGCTTCGGCGGGCAAGCTGCTGCCCCGTGCCGGAGCCTGGATGGTGTCGGTCAAGGCAGGTTTTGGTGTGCTGTTGCTGCTGATGGCCATCTGGATGCTGGACCGCATCATTGCCGATCAGCTAACCATGGCACTGACGGCGATTGTGCTGGTGGTCTCGGCGGTCTACATGAATGCACTGGATCGTTTGCCCGATGTGAATGGCGGCTGGCACCGCCTCTGGAAGGGCGTCGGGCTGGTGTTACTGGTGTACGGTGTAGCACTGATGGTGGGGCTCTTTGCTGGCAGTCGCAGCCTGGTGTATCCGTTGCAGGGACTGTCTGGTGGCCAGTCCGTTGCGGCCCAGGCACTGCCGTTTCAGAAGGTCACGTCCATGGCGCAACTGGAGCCCTTGCTGGAACAGGCACGGCGCAATGGCCAGCCGGTCATGCTGGATTTCTTTGCCGAGTGGTGCGTGTCCTGCTATGAGTTGGAGTATGTGACCTTCAATGACGATGGCGTGCGCCAGGCGCTGTCCGGCTATCAGCTGATCAAGGTGGATGTGACGGCCAATGACGAAGCGGCCAAGGTGCTGAATCGGGAGTATGGCGTTATAGGTCCGCCGGCATTGCTGTTCTATGGCGCCGATGGCACCTTGCTGCCGCAGCTGACGGTGGTGGGTGTGATGGCGGCCGATGACTTTGTGCGCCATGTCGCCCGTGTGCCAGGCTAG
- a CDS encoding hydrolase gives MLIHPDKSLLLVIDVQEKLLPAVEAPQQLLDNCRWLLEIAAQLKVPVLGTEQYPQGIGHTHPHLGELIPSEAMLEKTHFSCMSEPACDAGINAVAREQVVVIGIEAHVCVLQSAIELRLQGRDVFVVADCIASRNPQDKAFAIERMRQLGVHIVSREMVAFEWMRKAGTDSFRHISRTYLR, from the coding sequence ATGCTGATCCATCCCGACAAGTCGCTGCTGCTGGTAATAGACGTCCAGGAAAAACTGCTGCCCGCGGTTGAAGCACCGCAGCAACTGCTGGACAACTGTCGCTGGCTGCTGGAGATCGCCGCTCAGCTCAAGGTACCGGTACTGGGCACCGAGCAATATCCCCAGGGCATTGGCCATACACACCCGCATCTGGGCGAGCTGATCCCCAGCGAGGCCATGCTGGAGAAAACCCATTTTTCCTGCATGTCGGAGCCGGCCTGCGACGCCGGGATCAACGCTGTTGCGCGCGAACAGGTGGTGGTGATCGGTATTGAAGCCCATGTCTGCGTACTGCAAAGCGCCATCGAACTGCGCCTGCAGGGTCGCGACGTCTTTGTGGTTGCCGACTGCATTGCATCGCGCAACCCACAGGACAAGGCGTTTGCCATCGAACGCATGCGCCAGCTGGGCGTCCATATAGTGAGTCGGGAAATGGTGGCGTTCGAATGGATGCGCAAGGCCGGCACCGACAGCTTTCGCCATATCAGCCGCACTTACTTGCGCTAG
- a CDS encoding MaoC family dehydratase yields the protein MSQAHGLFLEDLEIGQSESVFKTVSDQDIRLFAEITGDTNPVHLDEEFAANTPFKSRIAHGMFSAGLISAVLGTHLPGPGAIYLDQSLKFRLPIYLGDEVETRVTVTDINLRRGRVTLSTECFVAGKRVTQGEAVVMVDKKP from the coding sequence ATGAGCCAGGCCCACGGCCTCTTTTTGGAAGATCTGGAAATAGGCCAGAGCGAATCGGTCTTCAAGACCGTCAGCGATCAGGATATCCGCCTCTTTGCCGAAATCACCGGCGATACCAATCCGGTTCATCTGGATGAAGAATTCGCCGCAAACACCCCGTTCAAGAGCCGCATCGCCCACGGCATGTTCAGCGCAGGACTGATATCCGCCGTGCTGGGCACACACTTGCCGGGCCCAGGTGCAATCTACCTGGATCAGAGCCTGAAGTTCCGCTTGCCAATTTACCTCGGCGACGAAGTCGAAACCCGCGTCACCGTCACCGATATCAATTTGCGCCGCGGCCGTGTCACCCTCAGCACCGAGTGTTTTGTCGCGGGCAAACGTGTCACCCAGGGCGAAGCCGTGGTGATGGTCGACAAGAAGCCCTGA